TGGGTTCAGCTGGGAGCGCACAGATTTGGTGGATGCGCTTCACGATGCGCTGAAATAGCTGTTCAAAAACAAGCGTCGAAAAACAAAAAAACCGCCCAGACCAAGGGCGGTTTTTTCTTTTGAGACCTGTGGATTATCCAAGCGCGCCCATATCAAAATTCAGATGTTTGGCCACGGTAAAGATATCTTTATCGCCGCGCCCGCACATATTCATACAGATGATATGGTCCTTGGGCAGCTCGGGCGCAATTTTCATCACATGGGCCAGCGCGTGGCTTGGCTCGAGGGCGGGAATGATCCCCTCAAGCGCGCAGCACAGCTGAAAGGCCTCAAGCGCCTCTGCATCGGTAATAGCCACATATTTTGCGCGGCCGATTTCATGCAGCCAAGAATGCTCGGGGCCGATCCCGGGATAATCTAAGCCGGCCGAAATCGAAAATCCTTCGAGAATTTGCCCATCATCATCCTGCAAAAGATAGGTGCGGTTGCCGTGGAGCACGCCCGGACGCCCCCCGGTGAGCGAGGCGCAATGTTCCATTTTTTGGTTTACGCCCTTTCCGCCAGCCTCAACACCGATGATATTCACGTCTTTATCGTCTAAAAACGGAAAGAAGAGGCCCATCGCGTTCGAGCCGCCGCCAATCGCGGCAATGATGGTATCGGGCAGGCGGCCTTCGGCGGCCTGCATTTGGTCTTTGGTTTCCTTGCCGATAATGGCTTGAAAATCGCGTACCATGGCGGGGTAGGGATGCGGCCCAGCAACGGTACCAATGCAGTAAAAGGTATCGCGTACATTGGTTACCCAATCGCGCAACGCATCGTTCATAGCATCTTTTAAAGTGCCGCGCCCCGAGGTGACGGGCACAACTTCGGCGCCCAAAAGCCGCATCCGAAACACGTTTGGCGCTTGCCGTTCTACGTCATGTGCGCCCATATAGACCACGCATTTCAAACCGAATTTTGCGCAAACTGTCGCTGTGGCAACGCCATGCTGACCAGCCCCAGTTTCGGCGATGATACGTGTTTTTCCCATGCGGCGCGCCAAAATAATCTGACCCAATACGTTGTTAATCTTATGCGCGCCGGTATGGTTAAGTTCGTCGCGTTTCATATAGATTTTGGCGCCGCCAAGATGCTCTGTGAGCCGTTCAGAAAAATAAAGCGGGCTGGGCCGGCCAACATAATTCGTCCAAAGATCATTCATCTCGGCCCAGAAACTATCATCGGTTTTTGCAATGTTATATTGCTCTTCCAATTCCAAAATAAGTGGCATCAATGTTTCTGAAACGAACCTTCCGCCAAATTGACCAAACCGGCCCTTTTCATCGGGTCCGGTCATGAAGCTGTTAAAAAGATCGTTTGGCATGCGCCCCTCCAAAAATCGGCTTTTGCAAGATGTAGCTTTGTAACCCCGGCGGGTAAAGAGAGTACATCATATAAAGGTGAAAGGGTGATGTTTTGCCTCAGAGGCGGGCCTGAGCCACGAAGTTACGCATTTTTTCCATGTCTTTGGTGCCCGGAGCGCTTTCTACGCCAGAGGAGACATCAATCTGCCGCGCCTGCGTTACGCGTACGGCTTGGGCCACATTATCGGGTGTCAAACCACCTGCGAGCATCCAAGGTATTTTCCAGGTGTGATTTTCAAGAAGTTGCCAATCAAAGGCCAACCCGTTTCCCCCCGGCAATTTGGCCCCGGGGGCAGGCTTTGCGTCGATCAGCAATTGATCACAAATTTCAGCGTATCGATCAATTTCGCGTAAGTCTTGAGCCGTTGCGATCCCGAGCGCTTTCATAATCGGCAGGCCTGTGCTTTGCTTGATTTGCTGAACGCGCTGTGGCTGTTCTGCTCCGTGTAATTGCAGAATATCGATGGGAACCTGTGACAACATTTCCTCTAGAAACGCATCTTGGGGGTTCACAACCAAGGCCACTTTGGCGAAGCCTGGGGGCGCTGCTAAGGCCACTTCCCGGGCTTTTGCCAAGCTTAAATGGCGGGGTGATTTTTCGTAAAATACCAACCCTCCGTACGTTGCTCCGGCTTGAGCTGCGCCCTTTATGGCTTCGGGGCTGGTAAGGCCACAAATTTTCACCCGCGTTGGGCTTTGGGTCATGCTCAGCTTACCTCATCGATCAGAGCCAAGACATCGTCTTGATCTGCGTATTTTTCTTGTTTGAGCTTTTTCAGTTCGCGTTCAGCCTGCCGCAAGGCTTTTCCATTTGCGGCAGCCTCCGACCGCAATTTATATTCTCGCAACCATTCCCATATAAAGCCGACGAGAACTCCAAAGATAATACCCAAGAAAAACACAAGAAAAACGGGCAATGTGATTGACCAATTCATCCCGATCAAATTTGCAAGATCAGGCGGTAGGAAGGCAAGTTCGGCCGGTGCTTTATTCGCCACTGCAACGATAATAAGAACAAGCGCCAGGCTTATAAGAAAGGCATAGCGCAGATATTTCATGACTTACGTTTTCCCGTTCAGACGATCGCGCAGTAATTTGCCAGTCTTAAAAAACGGGACGTGCTTTTCCTCAACATCCACTGAGGCACCGGTGCGCGGGTTGCGACCCACGCGCGCATCCCGGCGTTTGACAGAAAACGCACCAAAGCCGCGCAATTCCACCCGATCGCCATTCGTCATTGCATTGGTAATTTCGTCGAATACGGTATTAACAATTCTCTCAACATCGCGTTGGTACAAATGCGGATTTTGGTCCGTTATGATCTGTATTAGTTCCGATCTAATCACGTGGCCTCCCCCTATGTTTTGATTTTAATAACGTCAGGTTACAAAATAATCATCCTGTTTGGAAATGCTTTGTTTTTCTGTGGCGCAAAATTATCCGCTTTTTTGAGGTATTTAATGATCGTTACCAGTTTCTGTTTTTGCTTGGGACATTTTTACGGGCGAAGAAAGAGATGTCTTAGCGTTTACGTTAAAACGGACGAATCGTTTCTAAGCGGCGCATAAAAAAACCCCCGCGCTCCAATGGGAGTGCGGGGGCCTTATCAATTTATGTGGTAGAACTTATTCGTCGCCTTTCAGCGCGGCGCCCAAAATATCACCCAATGAAGCGCCAGAATCTGACGATCCATATTGCTCTACGGCTTCTTTTTCTTCGGCAATTTCACGCGCTTTGATCGATAGACCAAGCTTGCGCGTTTTGCTATCAATATTGGTTACGCGCACGTCTACCTTATTGCCCACAGAGAAGCGTTCGGGGCGCTGTTCTGCGCGATCGCGGCTTAAATCTGAGCGGCGGATAAAGGCTTTTGCGCCTTCGTATTCCACTTCAATCCCACCATCTTCGATTGAGGTAACTTCAACCGTGATGATCGAGCCGCGCTTTACGCCACCCGTGGCTTCGGCAAATTTATCACCGCCCAAGGCTTTGATCGACAGGCTGATACGCTCTTTCTCAACATCCACTTCAGACACCACGGCCTGAACAAGGTCACCCTTGCGGAAGTTTTGGATCGCGTCTTCGCCGCGTTCATCCCAAGAAATATCGCTCAGGTGAACCATACCATCAATATCACCGTCTAACCCGACAAACAGGCCAAATTCAGTAATATTTTTGATTTCACCTTCAACTTGCGTGCCTTCTGGATTGCTTTCAGCGAAGACTTCCCAAGGATTGCGCTGTGTCTGCTTAAGGCCCAGAGAGACGCGGCGCTTTGTGCCATCGATCTCAAGAACCATAACTTCCACTTCTTGGCTGGTTGAAACGATTTTGCCTGGATGCACGTTTTTCTTCGTCCATGACATTTCTGAAACGTGAACCAAGCCTTCGACTCCGGCTTCCAGCTCAACAAAGGCACCGTAATCGGTGATATTTGTCACCACACCCTGATGGACTGATTCCAGCGGGTAGCTGGCGGCCACACGATCCCAAGGATCTTCTTGCAGCTGCTTCATGCCAAGGCTGATGCGATGCGTGTCTTTGTTGATTTTGATCACTTGAACGTTGATCGATTCGCCAATCGTCAAGATTTCGGACGGGTGGTTTACCCGGCGCCACGCCATATCGGTCACGTGTAACAGACCATCAACGCCGCCCAGATCCACAAAGGCACCATATTCTGTGATATTCTTCACAACGCCTTCCAACGACATGCCTTCGGCCAAGTTACCGATCACTTCTGCGCGCTGTTCGGCACGGCTTTCTTCCAGGATCGCGCGACGAGATACAACGATATTGCCCCGGCGTCTGTCCATTTTCAAGATTTGGAAAGGTTGCTTCAGCCCCATCAATGGGCCCGCGTCGCGCACGGGGCGCACATCCACTTGCGAGCCGGGCAAGAACGCAACCGCGCCGCCCAATTCCACCGTAAAGCCGCCCTTGACGCGTCCAAAGATTGCGCCGTCAACCCGCGCTTCTTCGGCATAGGCTTTTTCGAGGCGATCCCAAGCTTCTTCGCGCCGCGCCATTTCCCGGCTGATAACTGCTTCCCCTTTGGTGTTCTCAACCTGCCGCAAGAAGACTTCGACTTCTTCTCCAACGGCAACTTCGGCCTCTTCACCTGGGTTTGCAAATTCTTTTAATTCAACGCGGCCTTCCATTTTATAACCAACGTCGATAATGGCATGTCCCGCTTCGATCGCGATGACTTTGCCTTTGACAACTGAGCCCTCTTGGGGTGTGTCAATTTCGAAGCTTTCATTCAGGAGGGCTTCGAATTCCTCCATCGATGTATTTTGAGCCATGTGGTCTCAGTTTCCTTTACTGGTTTTTCTGGCCGCGCGGTTGTCTCCGCCGGTCTTGGGGTTCATTGGCTGATCCGGTTTTTCCAAAACGCAAAAGGGCCGGATGGTCCGACCCTGCTCGATCTTTAGCGCTTTGCGGTATGTTTACCGTCACAACAACCGCGTCTTTAGGCTAATTTTACCAAGCTGACAAGGTATAAATCCCGATAATCTTAGGATGGTTACGCCTCGTCTTTTCGGATTTTGGCGATATAAGTGATCGCGTCTGAACAGGCTTGTTCGATCGTTAAATCGCTGGTGTCTAAAAGATAGGCGTCAGGGGCGGCTTGCAACGGCGCCGAGGCGCGGGTTTCATCGCGCGCATCGCGCTCTAATACGGCCTTTAGAACATCGCTATACTGCGCGGTCGTGTCGCTGCGCTTCAATTCAGCAAAGCGGCGCTGGGCGCGTGTCTCTGCTCGTGCTGTGATAAATAATTTTGCCTCGGCTTTGGGGCAAACCACCGTTCCGATGTCGCGACCATCCAGAACCGCGCCACCGGGCGCACGGGCAAAGCTTTTTTGAAATTCGCTCAACGCCTGCCTTATGTCGGGTATCGCGGCCAGCTTGCTGGCAGCCTCGGCGACCTTGGCGGTGCGCAGCGCGGTGATATCGATGCTGCTCAGGTCCAGGTTGTGGGCCGCTGCAAGGGGATCCTGGCCCTGAAGATGCAGCCATCCCACGGCGCGGTAGAGCACTCCAGTGTCTAAATAAGCAAACCCGAAATGCTGCGCAACGGCGCGCGAGATTGTGCCTTTGCCAGCGGCTGCAGGGCCATCAATTGCAACTGTAAAAGCCACTTTAATTCCTAACTTTCTTGGCTATGTTCAAGCCGTGCGCCAAGCGCAGCCATCAGGCTTTCGAAAATCGGAAAAGAGGTGGCGATGGGGCTGCCATCATCTATGGAGACAGGGTTTTTACTGGCCATTCCCAAAATCAAAAATGACATTG
The sequence above is drawn from the Rhodobacteraceae bacterium IMCC1335 genome and encodes:
- the trpB gene encoding tryptophan synthase subunit beta produces the protein MPNDLFNSFMTGPDEKGRFGQFGGRFVSETLMPLILELEEQYNIAKTDDSFWAEMNDLWTNYVGRPSPLYFSERLTEHLGGAKIYMKRDELNHTGAHKINNVLGQIILARRMGKTRIIAETGAGQHGVATATVCAKFGLKCVVYMGAHDVERQAPNVFRMRLLGAEVVPVTSGRGTLKDAMNDALRDWVTNVRDTFYCIGTVAGPHPYPAMVRDFQAIIGKETKDQMQAAEGRLPDTIIAAIGGGSNAMGLFFPFLDDKDVNIIGVEAGGKGVNQKMEHCASLTGGRPGVLHGNRTYLLQDDDGQILEGFSISAGLDYPGIGPEHSWLHEIGRAKYVAITDAEALEAFQLCCALEGIIPALEPSHALAHVMKIAPELPKDHIICMNMCGRGDKDIFTVAKHLNFDMGALG
- a CDS encoding phosphoribosylanthranilate isomerase, encoding MTQSPTRVKICGLTSPEAIKGAAQAGATYGGLVFYEKSPRHLSLAKAREVALAAPPGFAKVALVVNPQDAFLEEMLSQVPIDILQLHGAEQPQRVQQIKQSTGLPIMKALGIATAQDLREIDRYAEICDQLLIDAKPAPGAKLPGGNGLAFDWQLLENHTWKIPWMLAGGLTPDNVAQAVRVTQARQIDVSSGVESAPGTKDMEKMRNFVAQARL
- a CDS encoding DUF1049 domain-containing protein, whose translation is MKYLRYAFLISLALVLIIVAVANKAPAELAFLPPDLANLIGMNWSITLPVFLVFFLGIIFGVLVGFIWEWLREYKLRSEAAANGKALRQAERELKKLKQEKYADQDDVLALIDEVS
- the ihfB gene encoding integration host factor subunit beta, with the protein product MIRSELIQIITDQNPHLYQRDVERIVNTVFDEITNAMTNGDRVELRGFGAFSVKRRDARVGRNPRTGASVDVEEKHVPFFKTGKLLRDRLNGKT
- the rpsA gene encoding 30S ribosomal protein S1, which codes for MAQNTSMEEFEALLNESFEIDTPQEGSVVKGKVIAIEAGHAIIDVGYKMEGRVELKEFANPGEEAEVAVGEEVEVFLRQVENTKGEAVISREMARREEAWDRLEKAYAEEARVDGAIFGRVKGGFTVELGGAVAFLPGSQVDVRPVRDAGPLMGLKQPFQILKMDRRRGNIVVSRRAILEESRAEQRAEVIGNLAEGMSLEGVVKNITEYGAFVDLGGVDGLLHVTDMAWRRVNHPSEILTIGESINVQVIKINKDTHRISLGMKQLQEDPWDRVAASYPLESVHQGVVTNITDYGAFVELEAGVEGLVHVSEMSWTKKNVHPGKIVSTSQEVEVMVLEIDGTKRRVSLGLKQTQRNPWEVFAESNPEGTQVEGEIKNITEFGLFVGLDGDIDGMVHLSDISWDERGEDAIQNFRKGDLVQAVVSEVDVEKERISLSIKALGGDKFAEATGGVKRGSIITVEVTSIEDGGIEVEYEGAKAFIRRSDLSRDRAEQRPERFSVGNKVDVRVTNIDSKTRKLGLSIKAREIAEEKEAVEQYGSSDSGASLGDILGAALKGDE
- a CDS encoding (d)CMP kinase, which translates into the protein MAFTVAIDGPAAAGKGTISRAVAQHFGFAYLDTGVLYRAVGWLHLQGQDPLAAAHNLDLSSIDITALRTAKVAEAASKLAAIPDIRQALSEFQKSFARAPGGAVLDGRDIGTVVCPKAEAKLFITARAETRAQRRFAELKRSDTTAQYSDVLKAVLERDARDETRASAPLQAAPDAYLLDTSDLTIEQACSDAITYIAKIRKDEA